A single region of the Hippopotamus amphibius kiboko isolate mHipAmp2 chromosome 6, mHipAmp2.hap2, whole genome shotgun sequence genome encodes:
- the LOC130855852 gene encoding LOW QUALITY PROTEIN: dnaJ homolog subfamily C member 2-like (The sequence of the model RefSeq protein was modified relative to this genomic sequence to represent the inferred CDS: inserted 2 bases in 2 codons) codes for MLLLPSAVDGQGTAITHALTSASTLCQVEPVGRWLEAFVKRRNRNASASFQELEDKKELSEESEDEELQLKEFLMLKTLDPKDWKNQDHYAVLGLGHVRYKATQRQIKAAHKAMVLKHHPDKRKAAGEPIKEGDNDYFTCITKAYEMLSDPVKRRAFNSVDPTFDNSVPSKSEAKDNFFEVFSPVFERNSRWSNKKNVPKLGDMNSSFEDVDAFYSFWYNFDSWREFSYLDEEEKGKAECRDERRWIEKQNRATRAQRKKEEMNRIRTLVDNAYSCDPRIKKFKEEEKAKKEAEKKAKAEAKRKEQEAKEKQRQAELEAARLAKEKEEEEVRQQALLAKKEKDIQKKAIKKERQKLRNSRKTWNHFSDNEAKRVKMMEEVEKLCDRLELASLQCLNETLTSSTKEVGKAALEKXEEINEQIRKEKEEAEARMRQASKNAEKSTGGGGNGSKHWSEDDLQLLIKAVNLFPAGTNSRWEVIANYMNIHSSSGVKRTAKDVIGKAKSLQKLDPHQKDDINKKAFDKFKKERGVVPQADNATPSERFEGPCTDFTPWTTEEQKLLEQALKTYPVNTPERWXKIAEAVPGRTKKDCMKRYKELVEMVKAKKAAQEQVLNASRGKK; via the exons ATGCTGCTCCTGCCAAGCGCTGTGGACGGCCAGGGCACCGCCATCACCCACGCTCTGACCTCTGCCTCAACACTCTGTCAAGTTGAACCTGTGGGAAGATGGCTTGAAGCTTTTGTTaagaggagaaacagaaatgCTTCTGCCTCTTTTCAGGAACTGGAGGATAAGAAAGAGTTATCAGAGGAGTCAGAAGATGAAGAATTGCAGTTAAAAGAGTTTCTTATGCTGAAAACACTTGATCCCAAAGACTGGAAGAACCAAGATCATTATGCAGTACTTGGACTGGGCCATGTAAGGTACAAAGCTACACAGAGACAGATTAAAGCAGCTCATAAAGCAATGGTTTTAAAACATCACCCAGACAAACGGAAAGCAGCTGGTGAACCAATAAAAGAAGGAGACAATGACTACTTCACTTGCATAACTAAAGCTTATGAAATGTTATCTGATCCAGTGAAAAGACGAGCATTTAACAGTGTGGATCCTACTTTTGATAATTCAGTTCCTTCTAAAAGCGAAGCAAAGGACAATTTCTTCGAAGTGTTTTCCCCAGTGTTTGAAAGGAATTCCAGGTggtcaaataaaaaaaatgtccCTAAACTTGGTGATATGAATTCATCATTTGAAGATGTAGatgcattttattctttctggtaTAATTTTGATTCTTGGAGAGAATTTTCTTATTTagatgaagaagagaaaggaaaagcagaatgTCGTGATGAAAGGAGATGGATTGAAAAGCAGAACAGAGCAACAAGggcccaaaggaaaaaagaagaaatgaacagaataaGAACATTAGTTGATAATGCATATAGCTGTGATCCAAggataaaaaaatttaaggaagaagaaaaagccaagaaagaagcagaaaagaaagcaaaagcagaGGCAAAACGAAAGGAGCAAGAAGctaaagagaaacaaagacaagCTGAATTAGAAGCTGCTCGCTtagcaaaggagaaagaagaagaggaagttaGACAACAAGCATTATtggcaaagaaggaaaaagatatccaGAAAAAAGCCATTAAGAAGGAAAGGCAAAAACTTCGAAACTCACGCAAGACCTGGAATCACTTTTCTGACAATGAGGCCAAACGTGTTAAAATGATGGAAGAAGTAGAAAAACTTTGTGATCGACTTGAACTAGCAAGTTTACAGTGCTTGAATGAAACACTCACATCATCTACAAAAGAAGTAGGAAAGGCTGCTctggaaa cagaagaaataaatgagcaaattagaaaagagaaagaggaagctgaggctcgtATGCGACAAGCATCTAAGAATGCAGAGAAATCAACTGGTGGAGGTGGAAATGGCAGTAAACACTGGTCAGAAGATGATCTGCAATTATTAATTAAAGCTGTGAATCTCTTCCCTGCTGGAACAAATTCAAGATGGGAAGTTATTGCTAATTACATGAACATACATTCTTCTTCTGGAGTCAAGAGAACAGCCAAAGATGTTATTGGCAAAGCGAAGAGTCTTCAAAAACTTGACCCTCATcaaaaagatgacataaacaaaaAGGCTTTtgataagtttaaaaaagaacGTGGCGTGGTGCCTCAAGCAGACAATGCAACACCTTCAGAACGATTTGAAGGTCCATGCACAGATTTCACCCCTTGGACAACAGAAGAACAGAAGCTTTTGGAACAAGCTTTGAAAACGTACCCAGTAAATACACCTGAAAGAT CAAAAATAGCAGAAGCAGTACCTGGCAGGACAAAGAAGGACTGCATGAAACGATATAAGGAACTTGTCGAAATGGTAAAAGCAAAGAAAGCTGCGCAAGAGCAAGTGCTGAATGCAAGTAGAGGCAAGAAATGA